DNA sequence from the Chloroflexota bacterium genome:
GCGCACCCCAGTTATCAAGAATTTGGTGCCAATATTCTCAACACACTAAAGGTATCGCTTCCTACCGCTTTTATCGCCGTCTTTTTGGCAGTTTTGGGATCATATGCTATCGCGCGTCTGAAGTTTAAGGGAAAAACGGTTTTGCTGAACAGCATTCTGTTGGTTTATCTCTTCCCTGGTGTGCTACTGATAATCCCGCTTTTTGCCATGTTGGCGCAAATCGGCGACCGTATCGGCTTTGACGTTCAAGATAATCTTGGGGTTCTGATTTTCACCTATCTGGCGCAAACCCTGCCCGTTGCCTTGTATATGCTGACCAATTATTTCCGCACCATCCCTGATGAGATCGAGCAGGCTGCTTTGATTGATGGCTGCTCTCGCCTGGATGTGATCTGGCGCGTTACCCTGCCGCTGGCCATCCCCGCGTTGGTATCTGTCAGTATCTATACATTTATGATCGCCTGGAACGAATTTCTCTATGCGTTGGTTTTCCTTAATGACCATAATATGTTTACGATGCCGATCAAGATCAACACCATTTTCAACGACCCCACCCCGCGGCCCCATGTTGTTATGGCGGCATCTACGATCATGACCGTGCCTATCGTCTTGCTTTTCTTGGCAATGGAACGCTATCTGGAAGAAGGGTTGACTGCGGGCGGCGTCAAAGGCTAATATCTCAGGGCTTTGACCGCGCTGTAGAAAAAGGGGCGCTGTTTGCGGAAAGAAAGCTGGCTATCCTTAAAGCTATGGGCAAAAACATCGGCATTCTGCACTATATCGCGGGTTTCACCGATGGTGTTTCCCTGGAAATGAATAAATGGAAACGCGTTCTGGAAGGGATGGGGCATTGTGTTTTCCTATGCGCGGGAAAAATTGGCACAGGTGAGGGTACCCTCATCGATGAGTTGTACCATCATCGTCCCGATGTGCGGCTGCTTAATTACAATACTTTTCGAGCGTTACGTGATTACCCCGATATAAATGCTTATCGTGCCGAATTAGGTCGTCTATCGGATGCGATTGAAAAGAAACTTTTGGCGTTTATTGACGAAAAACAGATTGATTTTCTAATTATTCAAAATATCTGGTCGGTTGGCATCAATCCGGCCGCCGCGCTTGCGCTTGCCAATGCTGTGCAAAATCGTCAGTTGCCGGTATTGGCGCATCATCATGATTTTTACTTCGAACGCCCGACCGATATCCTGACCAACGCTGCTGCGCTCGAACTGGCCGATTGCTATCTACCGCCGCGCAACCCCCTGATTCAGCATGTGGTCATAAATTCCCTGGCACAACAAAAATTACTGGCGCGCAAAGGTATTGCGGCAACGATTGTGCCGAATGTATTCGATTTCGATGCTCCGCCCTGGCAGATAGACGAGTATAATAGCGACTTCCGCGCTCAAATTGGCTTGCAAGCGGGCGATATTCTTGTACTTCAGGCCACGCGTCTTGT
Encoded proteins:
- a CDS encoding glycosyltransferase family 4 protein, which encodes MGKNIGILHYIAGFTDGVSLEMNKWKRVLEGMGHCVFLCAGKIGTGEGTLIDELYHHRPDVRLLNYNTFRALRDYPDINAYRAELGRLSDAIEKKLLAFIDEKQIDFLIIQNIWSVGINPAAALALANAVQNRQLPVLAHHHDFYFERPTDILTNAAALELADCYLPPRNPLIQHVVINSLAQQKLLARKGIAATIVPNVFDFDAPPWQIDEYNSDFRAQIGLQAGDILVLQATRLVTRKGIELALDFIHALNAPHRRAKLEKHGIYNELKFTPKSRIVLVLAGYALDDRTGRYKNLLVEKAKQLGVEALFIEDIIDESRTIRNGQKIYSLWDTYAHADFVTYPSLWEGWGNQLLEALRAKLPVMLFEYPVYRADIKDKGLRVVSLGGTLAGYTAYNLATVPAEIIERAADQALEYLINAELRRETTEHNFRIAKEHYSLHALHNHLHQLTRAE
- a CDS encoding carbohydrate ABC transporter permease; the encoded protein is MDTERKSFIAHLAAWITWPRLIFSLTLFFFLTSILFPFYWMVSSSFKTRAEIGGREAVYIPEALRLDAYKELFDPAHPSYQEFGANILNTLKVSLPTAFIAVFLAVLGSYAIARLKFKGKTVLLNSILLVYLFPGVLLIIPLFAMLAQIGDRIGFDVQDNLGVLIFTYLAQTLPVALYMLTNYFRTIPDEIEQAALIDGCSRLDVIWRVTLPLAIPALVSVSIYTFMIAWNEFLYALVFLNDHNMFTMPIKINTIFNDPTPRPHVVMAASTIMTVPIVLLFLAMERYLEEGLTAGGVKG